A stretch of Triticum aestivum cultivar Chinese Spring chromosome 1D, IWGSC CS RefSeq v2.1, whole genome shotgun sequence DNA encodes these proteins:
- the LOC123182501 gene encoding glutenin, high molecular weight subunit PW212-like isoform X9 — MAKRLVLFVAVVVALVALTVAEGEASEQLQCERELQELQERELKACQQVMDQQLRDISPECHPVVVSPVAGQYEQQIVVPPKGGSFYPGETTPPQQLQQRIFWGIPALLKRYYPSVTSPQQPGQLQQPAQGQQGQQPGQGQQGQQPGQGQQPGQGQQGQQPGQGQQPGQGQQGQQLGQGQQGYYPTSLQQSGQGQPGYYPTSLQQLGQGQSGYYPTSPQQPGQGQQPGQLQQPAQGQQPEQGQQGQQPGQGQQGQQPGQGQQPGQGQPGYYPTSPQQSGQGQPGYYPTSSQQPTQSQQPGQGQQGQQVGQGQQAQQPGQGQQPGQGQPGYYPTSPLQSGQGQPGYYLTSPQQSGQGQQPGQLQQSAQGQKGQQPGQGQQPGQGQQGQQPGQGQQGQQPGQGQPGYYPTSPQQSGQGQQPGQWQQPGQGQPGYYPTSPLQPGQGQPGYDPTSPQQPGQGQQPGQLQQPAQGQQGQQLAQGQQGQQPAQVQQGQQPAQGQQGQQLGQGQQGQQPGQGQQPAQGQQGQQPGQGQQGQQPGQGQQPGQGQPWYYPTSPQESGQGQQPGQWQQPGQWQQPGQGQPGYYLTSPLQLGQGQQGYYPTSLQQPGQGQQPGQWQQSGQGQHGYYPTSPQLSGQGQRPGQWLQPGQGQQGYYPTSPQQSGQGQQLGQWLQPGQGQQGYYPTSLQQTGQGQQSGQGQQGYYSSYHVSVEHQAASLKVAKAQQLAAQLPAMCRLEGGDALSASQ, encoded by the exons ATGGCTAAGCGGTTAGTCCTCTTTGTGGCGGTAGTCGTCGCCCTCGTGGCTCTCACCGTCGCTGAAGGTGAGGCCTCTGAGCAACTACAGTGTGAGCGCGAGCTCCAGGAGCTCCAGGAGCGCGAGCTCAAGGCATGCCAGCAGGTCATGGACCAGCAGCTCCGAGACATTAGCCCCGAGTGCCACCCCGTCGTCGTCAGCCCGGTCGCGGGACAATACGAGCAGCAAATCGTGGTGCCGCCCAAGGGCGGATCTTTCTACCCCGGCGAGACCACGCCACCGCAGCAACTCCAACAACGTATATTTTGGGGAATACCTGCACTACTAAAAAGGTATTACCCAAGTGTAACTTCTCCGCAGCAG CCAGGACAATTGCAACAACCAGCACAAGGGCAACAAGGGCAGCAACCAGGACAAGGGCAACAAGGTCAACAGCCAGGACAAGGGCAACAACCAGGACAAGGACAACAAGGTCAACAGCCAGGACAAGGGCAACAACCAGGACAAGGGCAACAAGGTCAGCAGCTCGGACAAGGACAACAAGGGTACTACCCAACTTCTCTGCAACAGTCGGGACAAGGGCAACCAGGGTACTACCCAACTTCTCTGCAGCAGCTAGGACAAGGGCAATCAGGGTACTACCCAACTTCTCCGCAGCAACCAGGACAAGGGCAGCAGCCAGGACAATTGCAACAACCAGCACAAGGGCAGCAACCAGAACAAGGGCAACAAGGTCAGCAGCCAGGACAAGGGCAACAAGGCCAGCAGCCAGGACAAGGGCAGCAACCGGGACAAGGGCAACCAGGGTACTACCCAACTTCTCCGCAGCAGTCAGGACAAGGGCAACCAGGGTACTACCCAACTTCTTCGCAGCAGCCAACACAATCGCAGCAACCAGGACAAGGGCAACAAGGTCAGCAGGTAGGACAAGGGCAACAAGCTCAGCAGCCAGGACAAGGGCAGCAACCGGGACAAGGGCAGCCAGGGTACTACCCAACTTCTCCGCTGCAGTCAGGACAAGGGCAACCAGGGTACTACCTAACTTCTCCGCAGCAGTCAGGACAAGGGCAGCAGCCAGGACAATTGCAACAATCAGCACAAGGGCAAAAAGGACAGCAACCAGGACAAGGTCAACAGCCAGGGCAAGGGCAACAAGGTCAGCAGCCAGGACAAGGGCAACAAGGTCAGCAACCGGGGCAAGGGCAGCCAGGGTACTACCCAACTTCTCCGCAGCAATCAGGACAAGGGCAACAGCCAGGACAATGGCAACAACCAGGACAAGGGCAACCAGGATACTACCCAACTTCTCCGTTGCAGCCAGGACAAGGGCAACCAGGGTACGACCCAACTTCTCCGCAACAGCCAGGACAAGGGCAGCAACCAGGACAATTGCAACAACCAGCACAAGGGCAACAAGGGCAGCAACTAGCACAAGGGCAACAAGGGCAGCAACCAGCACAAGTGCAACAAGGGCAGCAGCCAGCACAAGGGCAACAAGGTCAGCAGCTAGGACAAGGGCAACAAGGTCAGCAGCCAGGACAAGGGCAGCAACCAGCACAAGGGCAACAAGGTCAGCAGCCAGGACAAGGGCAACAAGGTCAGCAGCCAGGACAAGGGCAGCAACCGGGACAAGGGCAGCCATGGTACTACCCAACTTCTCCGCAGGAGTCAGGACAAGGGCAACAGCCAGGACAATGGCAACAACCAGGACAATGGCAACAACCAGGACAAGGGCAACCAGGGTACTACCTAACTTCTCCGTTGCAGCTAGGACAAGGGCAACAAGGGTACTACCCAACTTCTCTGCAACAACCAGGACAAGGGCAGCAACCAGGACAATGGCAACAATCGGGACAAGGGCAACATGGGTACTACCCAACTTCTCCGCAGCTGTCAGGACAAGGGCAACGGCCAGGACAATGGCTGCAACCAGGACAAGGGCAACAAGGGTACTACCCAACTTCTCCGCAACAGTCAGGACAAGGGCAACAACTAGGACAATGGCTGCAACCAGGACAAGGGCAACAAGGGTACTACCCAACTTCTCTGCAACAGACAGGACAAGGGCAGCAATCAGGACAAGGGCAACAAGGCTACTACAGCTCATACCATGTTAGCGTGGAGCACCAGGCGGCCAGCCTAAAGGTGGCAAAGGCGCAGCAGCTCGCGGCACAGCTGCCGGCAATGTGCCGGCTGGAGGGCGGCGACGCATTGTCGGCCAGCCAGTGA
- the LOC123182501 gene encoding glutenin, high molecular weight subunit PW212-like isoform X4, with product MAKRLVLFVAVVVALVALTVAEGEASEQLQCERELQELQERELKACQQVMDQQLRDISPECHPVVVSPVAGQYEQQIVVPPKGGSFYPGETTPPQQLQQRIFWGIPALLKRYYPSVTSPQQVSYYPGQASPQRPGQGQQPGQGQQSGQGQQGYYPTSPQQPGQWQQPEQGQPGYYPTSPQQPGQLQQPAQGQQPGQGQQGRQPGQGQPGYYPTSSQLQPGQLQQPAQGQQGQQPGQGQQGQQPGQGQQPGQGQQGQQPGQGQQPGQGQQGQQLGQGQQGYYPTSLQQSGQGQPGYYPTSLQQLGQGQSGYYPTSPQQPGQGQQPGQLQQPAQGQQPEQGQQGQQPGQGQQGQQPGQGQQPGQGQPGYYPTSPQQSGQGQPGYYPTSSQQPTQSQQPGQGQQGQQVGQGQQAQQPGQGQQPGQGQPGYYPTSPLQSGQGQPGYYLTSPQQSGQGQQPGQLQQSAQGQKGQQPGQGQQPGQGQQGQQPGQGQQGQQPGQGQPGYYPTSPQQSGQGQQPGQWQQPGQGQPGYYPTSPLQPGQGQPGYDPTSPQQPGQGQQPGQLQQPAQGQQGQQLAQGQQGQQPAQVQQGQQPAQGQQGQQLGQGQQGQQPGQGQQPAQGQQGQQPGQGQQGQQPGQGQQPGQGQPWYYPTSPQESGQGQQPGQWQQPGQWQQPGQGQPGYYLTSPLQLGQGQQGYYPTSLQQPGQGQQPGQWQQSGQGQHGYYPTSPQLSGQGQRPGQWLQPGQGQQGYYPTSPQQSGQGQQLGQWLQPGQGQQGYYPTSLQQTGQGQQSGQGQQGYYSSYHVSVEHQAASLKVAKAQQLAAQLPAMCRLEGGDALSASQ from the exons ATGGCTAAGCGGTTAGTCCTCTTTGTGGCGGTAGTCGTCGCCCTCGTGGCTCTCACCGTCGCTGAAGGTGAGGCCTCTGAGCAACTACAGTGTGAGCGCGAGCTCCAGGAGCTCCAGGAGCGCGAGCTCAAGGCATGCCAGCAGGTCATGGACCAGCAGCTCCGAGACATTAGCCCCGAGTGCCACCCCGTCGTCGTCAGCCCGGTCGCGGGACAATACGAGCAGCAAATCGTGGTGCCGCCCAAGGGCGGATCTTTCTACCCCGGCGAGACCACGCCACCGCAGCAACTCCAACAACGTATATTTTGGGGAATACCTGCACTACTAAAAAGGTATTACCCAAGTGTAACTTCTCCGCAGCAGGTTTCATACTATCCAGGCCAAGCTTCTCCGCAACGGCCAGGACAAGGTCAGCAGCCAGGACAAGGGCAACAATCAGGACAAGGACAACAAGGGTACTACCCAACTTCTCCGCAACAGCCAGGACAATGGCAACAACCGGAACAAGGGCAACCAGGGTACTACCCAACTTCTCCGCAGCAGCCAGGACAATTGCAACAACCAGCACAAGGGCAGCAACCAGGACAAGGACAACAAGGTCGGCAGCCAGGACAAGGGCAAC CAGGGTACTACCCAACTTCTTCGCAGCTGCAGCCAGGACAATTGCAACAACCAGCACAAGGGCAACAAGGGCAGCAACCAGGACAAGGGCAACAAGGTCAACAGCCAGGACAAGGGCAACAACCAGGACAAGGACAACAAGGTCAACAGCCAGGACAAGGGCAACAACCAGGACAAGGGCAACAAGGTCAGCAGCTCGGACAAGGACAACAAGGGTACTACCCAACTTCTCTGCAACAGTCGGGACAAGGGCAACCAGGGTACTACCCAACTTCTCTGCAGCAGCTAGGACAAGGGCAATCAGGGTACTACCCAACTTCTCCGCAGCAACCAGGACAAGGGCAGCAGCCAGGACAATTGCAACAACCAGCACAAGGGCAGCAACCAGAACAAGGGCAACAAGGTCAGCAGCCAGGACAAGGGCAACAAGGCCAGCAGCCAGGACAAGGGCAGCAACCGGGACAAGGGCAACCAGGGTACTACCCAACTTCTCCGCAGCAGTCAGGACAAGGGCAACCAGGGTACTACCCAACTTCTTCGCAGCAGCCAACACAATCGCAGCAACCAGGACAAGGGCAACAAGGTCAGCAGGTAGGACAAGGGCAACAAGCTCAGCAGCCAGGACAAGGGCAGCAACCGGGACAAGGGCAGCCAGGGTACTACCCAACTTCTCCGCTGCAGTCAGGACAAGGGCAACCAGGGTACTACCTAACTTCTCCGCAGCAGTCAGGACAAGGGCAGCAGCCAGGACAATTGCAACAATCAGCACAAGGGCAAAAAGGACAGCAACCAGGACAAGGTCAACAGCCAGGGCAAGGGCAACAAGGTCAGCAGCCAGGACAAGGGCAACAAGGTCAGCAACCGGGGCAAGGGCAGCCAGGGTACTACCCAACTTCTCCGCAGCAATCAGGACAAGGGCAACAGCCAGGACAATGGCAACAACCAGGACAAGGGCAACCAGGATACTACCCAACTTCTCCGTTGCAGCCAGGACAAGGGCAACCAGGGTACGACCCAACTTCTCCGCAACAGCCAGGACAAGGGCAGCAACCAGGACAATTGCAACAACCAGCACAAGGGCAACAAGGGCAGCAACTAGCACAAGGGCAACAAGGGCAGCAACCAGCACAAGTGCAACAAGGGCAGCAGCCAGCACAAGGGCAACAAGGTCAGCAGCTAGGACAAGGGCAACAAGGTCAGCAGCCAGGACAAGGGCAGCAACCAGCACAAGGGCAACAAGGTCAGCAGCCAGGACAAGGGCAACAAGGTCAGCAGCCAGGACAAGGGCAGCAACCGGGACAAGGGCAGCCATGGTACTACCCAACTTCTCCGCAGGAGTCAGGACAAGGGCAACAGCCAGGACAATGGCAACAACCAGGACAATGGCAACAACCAGGACAAGGGCAACCAGGGTACTACCTAACTTCTCCGTTGCAGCTAGGACAAGGGCAACAAGGGTACTACCCAACTTCTCTGCAACAACCAGGACAAGGGCAGCAACCAGGACAATGGCAACAATCGGGACAAGGGCAACATGGGTACTACCCAACTTCTCCGCAGCTGTCAGGACAAGGGCAACGGCCAGGACAATGGCTGCAACCAGGACAAGGGCAACAAGGGTACTACCCAACTTCTCCGCAACAGTCAGGACAAGGGCAACAACTAGGACAATGGCTGCAACCAGGACAAGGGCAACAAGGGTACTACCCAACTTCTCTGCAACAGACAGGACAAGGGCAGCAATCAGGACAAGGGCAACAAGGCTACTACAGCTCATACCATGTTAGCGTGGAGCACCAGGCGGCCAGCCTAAAGGTGGCAAAGGCGCAGCAGCTCGCGGCACAGCTGCCGGCAATGTGCCGGCTGGAGGGCGGCGACGCATTGTCGGCCAGCCAGTGA
- the LOC123182501 gene encoding glutenin, high molecular weight subunit PW212-like isoform X5: MAKRLVLFVAVVVALVALTVAEGEASEQLQCERELQELQERELKACQQVMDQQLRDISPECHPVVVSPVAGQYEQQIVVPPKGGSFYPGETTPPQQLQQRIFWGIPALLKRYYPSVTSPQQVSYYPGQASPQRPGQGQQPGQGQQSGQGQQGYYPTSPQQPGQWQQPEQGQPGYYPTSPQQPGQLQQPAQGQQPGQGQQGRQPGQGQPGYYPTSSQLQPGQLQQPAQGQQGQQPGQGQQGYYPTSLQQSGQGQPGYYPTSLQQLGQGQSGYYPTSPQQPGQGQQPGQLQQPAQGQQPEQGQQGQQPGQGQQGQQPGQGQQPGQGQPGYYPTSPQQSGQGQPGYYPTSSQQPTQSQQPGQGQQGQQVGQGQQAQQPGQGQQPGQGQPGYYPTSPLQSGQGQPGYYLTSPQQSGQGQQPGQLQQSAQGQKGQQPGQGQQPGQGQQGQQPGQGQQGQQPGQGQPGYYPTSPQQSGQGQQPGQWQQPGQGQPGYYPTSPLQPGQGQPGYDPTSPQQPGQGQQPGQLQQPAQGQQGQQLAQGQQGQQPAQVQQGQQPAQGQQGQQLGQGQQGQQPGQGQQPAQGQQGQQPGQGQQGQQPGQGQQPGQGQPWYYPTSPQESGQGQQPGQWQQPGQWQQPGQGQPGYYLTSPLQLGQGQQGYYPTSLQQPGQGQQPGQWQQSGQGQHGYYPTSPQLSGQGQRPGQWLQPGQGQQGYYPTSPQQSGQGQQLGQWLQPGQGQQGYYPTSLQQTGQGQQSGQGQQGYYSSYHVSVEHQAASLKVAKAQQLAAQLPAMCRLEGGDALSASQ; this comes from the exons ATGGCTAAGCGGTTAGTCCTCTTTGTGGCGGTAGTCGTCGCCCTCGTGGCTCTCACCGTCGCTGAAGGTGAGGCCTCTGAGCAACTACAGTGTGAGCGCGAGCTCCAGGAGCTCCAGGAGCGCGAGCTCAAGGCATGCCAGCAGGTCATGGACCAGCAGCTCCGAGACATTAGCCCCGAGTGCCACCCCGTCGTCGTCAGCCCGGTCGCGGGACAATACGAGCAGCAAATCGTGGTGCCGCCCAAGGGCGGATCTTTCTACCCCGGCGAGACCACGCCACCGCAGCAACTCCAACAACGTATATTTTGGGGAATACCTGCACTACTAAAAAGGTATTACCCAAGTGTAACTTCTCCGCAGCAGGTTTCATACTATCCAGGCCAAGCTTCTCCGCAACGGCCAGGACAAGGTCAGCAGCCAGGACAAGGGCAACAATCAGGACAAGGACAACAAGGGTACTACCCAACTTCTCCGCAACAGCCAGGACAATGGCAACAACCGGAACAAGGGCAACCAGGGTACTACCCAACTTCTCCGCAGCAGCCAGGACAATTGCAACAACCAGCACAAGGGCAGCAACCAGGACAAGGACAACAAGGTCGGCAGCCAGGACAAGGGCAACCAGG GTACTACCCAACTTCTTCGCAGCTGCAGCCAGGACAATTGCAACAACCAGCACAAGGGCAACAAGGGCAGCAACCAGGACAAGGGCAACAAG GGTACTACCCAACTTCTCTGCAACAGTCGGGACAAGGGCAACCAGGGTACTACCCAACTTCTCTGCAGCAGCTAGGACAAGGGCAATCAGGGTACTACCCAACTTCTCCGCAGCAACCAGGACAAGGGCAGCAGCCAGGACAATTGCAACAACCAGCACAAGGGCAGCAACCAGAACAAGGGCAACAAGGTCAGCAGCCAGGACAAGGGCAACAAGGCCAGCAGCCAGGACAAGGGCAGCAACCGGGACAAGGGCAACCAGGGTACTACCCAACTTCTCCGCAGCAGTCAGGACAAGGGCAACCAGGGTACTACCCAACTTCTTCGCAGCAGCCAACACAATCGCAGCAACCAGGACAAGGGCAACAAGGTCAGCAGGTAGGACAAGGGCAACAAGCTCAGCAGCCAGGACAAGGGCAGCAACCGGGACAAGGGCAGCCAGGGTACTACCCAACTTCTCCGCTGCAGTCAGGACAAGGGCAACCAGGGTACTACCTAACTTCTCCGCAGCAGTCAGGACAAGGGCAGCAGCCAGGACAATTGCAACAATCAGCACAAGGGCAAAAAGGACAGCAACCAGGACAAGGTCAACAGCCAGGGCAAGGGCAACAAGGTCAGCAGCCAGGACAAGGGCAACAAGGTCAGCAACCGGGGCAAGGGCAGCCAGGGTACTACCCAACTTCTCCGCAGCAATCAGGACAAGGGCAACAGCCAGGACAATGGCAACAACCAGGACAAGGGCAACCAGGATACTACCCAACTTCTCCGTTGCAGCCAGGACAAGGGCAACCAGGGTACGACCCAACTTCTCCGCAACAGCCAGGACAAGGGCAGCAACCAGGACAATTGCAACAACCAGCACAAGGGCAACAAGGGCAGCAACTAGCACAAGGGCAACAAGGGCAGCAACCAGCACAAGTGCAACAAGGGCAGCAGCCAGCACAAGGGCAACAAGGTCAGCAGCTAGGACAAGGGCAACAAGGTCAGCAGCCAGGACAAGGGCAGCAACCAGCACAAGGGCAACAAGGTCAGCAGCCAGGACAAGGGCAACAAGGTCAGCAGCCAGGACAAGGGCAGCAACCGGGACAAGGGCAGCCATGGTACTACCCAACTTCTCCGCAGGAGTCAGGACAAGGGCAACAGCCAGGACAATGGCAACAACCAGGACAATGGCAACAACCAGGACAAGGGCAACCAGGGTACTACCTAACTTCTCCGTTGCAGCTAGGACAAGGGCAACAAGGGTACTACCCAACTTCTCTGCAACAACCAGGACAAGGGCAGCAACCAGGACAATGGCAACAATCGGGACAAGGGCAACATGGGTACTACCCAACTTCTCCGCAGCTGTCAGGACAAGGGCAACGGCCAGGACAATGGCTGCAACCAGGACAAGGGCAACAAGGGTACTACCCAACTTCTCCGCAACAGTCAGGACAAGGGCAACAACTAGGACAATGGCTGCAACCAGGACAAGGGCAACAAGGGTACTACCCAACTTCTCTGCAACAGACAGGACAAGGGCAGCAATCAGGACAAGGGCAACAAGGCTACTACAGCTCATACCATGTTAGCGTGGAGCACCAGGCGGCCAGCCTAAAGGTGGCAAAGGCGCAGCAGCTCGCGGCACAGCTGCCGGCAATGTGCCGGCTGGAGGGCGGCGACGCATTGTCGGCCAGCCAGTGA
- the LOC123182501 gene encoding glutenin, high molecular weight subunit PW212-like isoform X6 → MAKRLVLFVAVVVALVALTVAEGEASEQLQCERELQELQERELKACQQVMDQQLRDISPECHPVVVSPVAGQYEQQIVVPPKGGSFYPGETTPPQQLQQRIFWGIPALLKRYYPSVTSPQQVSYYPGQASPQRPGQGQQPGQGQQSGQGQQGYYPTSPQQPGQWQQPEQGQPGYYPTSPQQPGQLQQPAQGQQPGQGQQGRQPGQGQPGYYPTSSQLQPGQLQQPAQGQQGQQPGQGQQGYYPTSLQQSGQGQPGYYPTSLQQLGQGQSGYYPTSPQQPGQGQQPGQLQQPAQGQQPEQGQQGQQPGQGQQGQQPGQGQQPGQGQPGYYPTSPQQSGQGQPGYYPTSSQQPTQSQQPGQGQQGQQVGQGQQAQQPGQGQQPGQGQPGYYPTSPLQSGQGQPGYYLTSPQQSGQGQQPGQLQQSAQGQKGQQPGQGQQPGQGQQGQQPGQGQQGQQPGQGQPGYYPTSPQQSGQGQQPGQWQQPGQGQPGYYPTSPLQPGQGQPGYDPTSPQQPGQGQQPGQLQQPAQGQQGQQLAQGQQGQQPAQVQQGQQPAQGQQGQQLGQGQQGQQPGQGQQPAQGQQGQQPGQGQQGQQPGQGQQPGQGQPWYYPTSPQESGQGQQPGQWQQPGQWQQPGQGQPGYYLTSPLQLGQGQQGYYPTSLQQPGQGQQPGQWQQSGQGQHGYYPTSPQLSGQGQRPGQWLQPGQGQQGYYPTSPQQSGQGQQLGQWLQPGQGQQGYYPTSLQQTGQGQQSGQGQQGYYSSYHVSVEHQAASLKVAKAQQLAAQLPAMCRLEGGDALSASQ, encoded by the exons ATGGCTAAGCGGTTAGTCCTCTTTGTGGCGGTAGTCGTCGCCCTCGTGGCTCTCACCGTCGCTGAAGGTGAGGCCTCTGAGCAACTACAGTGTGAGCGCGAGCTCCAGGAGCTCCAGGAGCGCGAGCTCAAGGCATGCCAGCAGGTCATGGACCAGCAGCTCCGAGACATTAGCCCCGAGTGCCACCCCGTCGTCGTCAGCCCGGTCGCGGGACAATACGAGCAGCAAATCGTGGTGCCGCCCAAGGGCGGATCTTTCTACCCCGGCGAGACCACGCCACCGCAGCAACTCCAACAACGTATATTTTGGGGAATACCTGCACTACTAAAAAGGTATTACCCAAGTGTAACTTCTCCGCAGCAGGTTTCATACTATCCAGGCCAAGCTTCTCCGCAACGGCCAGGACAAGGTCAGCAGCCAGGACAAGGGCAACAATCAGGACAAGGACAACAAGGGTACTACCCAACTTCTCCGCAACAGCCAGGACAATGGCAACAACCGGAACAAGGGCAACCAGGGTACTACCCAACTTCTCCGCAGCAGCCAGGACAATTGCAACAACCAGCACAAGGGCAGCAACCAGGACAAGGACAACAAGGTCGGCAGCCAG GACAAGGGCAACCAGGGTACTACCCAACTTCTTCGCAGCTGCAGCCAGGACAATTGCAACAACCAGCACAAGGGCAACAAGGGCAGCAACCAGGACAAGGGCAACAAG GGTACTACCCAACTTCTCTGCAACAGTCGGGACAAGGGCAACCAGGGTACTACCCAACTTCTCTGCAGCAGCTAGGACAAGGGCAATCAGGGTACTACCCAACTTCTCCGCAGCAACCAGGACAAGGGCAGCAGCCAGGACAATTGCAACAACCAGCACAAGGGCAGCAACCAGAACAAGGGCAACAAGGTCAGCAGCCAGGACAAGGGCAACAAGGCCAGCAGCCAGGACAAGGGCAGCAACCGGGACAAGGGCAACCAGGGTACTACCCAACTTCTCCGCAGCAGTCAGGACAAGGGCAACCAGGGTACTACCCAACTTCTTCGCAGCAGCCAACACAATCGCAGCAACCAGGACAAGGGCAACAAGGTCAGCAGGTAGGACAAGGGCAACAAGCTCAGCAGCCAGGACAAGGGCAGCAACCGGGACAAGGGCAGCCAGGGTACTACCCAACTTCTCCGCTGCAGTCAGGACAAGGGCAACCAGGGTACTACCTAACTTCTCCGCAGCAGTCAGGACAAGGGCAGCAGCCAGGACAATTGCAACAATCAGCACAAGGGCAAAAAGGACAGCAACCAGGACAAGGTCAACAGCCAGGGCAAGGGCAACAAGGTCAGCAGCCAGGACAAGGGCAACAAGGTCAGCAACCGGGGCAAGGGCAGCCAGGGTACTACCCAACTTCTCCGCAGCAATCAGGACAAGGGCAACAGCCAGGACAATGGCAACAACCAGGACAAGGGCAACCAGGATACTACCCAACTTCTCCGTTGCAGCCAGGACAAGGGCAACCAGGGTACGACCCAACTTCTCCGCAACAGCCAGGACAAGGGCAGCAACCAGGACAATTGCAACAACCAGCACAAGGGCAACAAGGGCAGCAACTAGCACAAGGGCAACAAGGGCAGCAACCAGCACAAGTGCAACAAGGGCAGCAGCCAGCACAAGGGCAACAAGGTCAGCAGCTAGGACAAGGGCAACAAGGTCAGCAGCCAGGACAAGGGCAGCAACCAGCACAAGGGCAACAAGGTCAGCAGCCAGGACAAGGGCAACAAGGTCAGCAGCCAGGACAAGGGCAGCAACCGGGACAAGGGCAGCCATGGTACTACCCAACTTCTCCGCAGGAGTCAGGACAAGGGCAACAGCCAGGACAATGGCAACAACCAGGACAATGGCAACAACCAGGACAAGGGCAACCAGGGTACTACCTAACTTCTCCGTTGCAGCTAGGACAAGGGCAACAAGGGTACTACCCAACTTCTCTGCAACAACCAGGACAAGGGCAGCAACCAGGACAATGGCAACAATCGGGACAAGGGCAACATGGGTACTACCCAACTTCTCCGCAGCTGTCAGGACAAGGGCAACGGCCAGGACAATGGCTGCAACCAGGACAAGGGCAACAAGGGTACTACCCAACTTCTCCGCAACAGTCAGGACAAGGGCAACAACTAGGACAATGGCTGCAACCAGGACAAGGGCAACAAGGGTACTACCCAACTTCTCTGCAACAGACAGGACAAGGGCAGCAATCAGGACAAGGGCAACAAGGCTACTACAGCTCATACCATGTTAGCGTGGAGCACCAGGCGGCCAGCCTAAAGGTGGCAAAGGCGCAGCAGCTCGCGGCACAGCTGCCGGCAATGTGCCGGCTGGAGGGCGGCGACGCATTGTCGGCCAGCCAGTGA